A single region of the Pseudomonas solani genome encodes:
- a CDS encoding DMT family transporter, translating to MNLSLYLLTVLIWGTTWIAIKLQMGEVAIPVSIAYRFALAAVVLFAILLLSRRLQKLDGRAQMICLAQGLCLFCVNFMCFYTASQWIHSGLIAVVFSTATLWNALNARVFFGQRIAANVLAGGALGLAGLALLFWPELAGHQASRETLLGLGLALLGTLCFSAGNMLSSLQQKAGYRPLTTNAWGMFYGASLLVLGCLASGTPFGMEWNTRYLGSLLYLAIPGSVIGFTAYLTLVGRMGPERAAYCTVLFPVVALNISAFAEGYSWTAPALLGLVLVMAGNLLVFRKPKAPVAAAPLGSRA from the coding sequence ATGAACCTCTCGCTGTACCTGCTCACCGTCCTGATCTGGGGCACCACCTGGATCGCCATCAAGCTGCAGATGGGCGAGGTGGCCATTCCCGTGTCCATCGCCTACCGCTTCGCCCTGGCCGCCGTGGTGCTGTTCGCCATCCTCCTGCTCAGCCGCCGCCTGCAGAAGCTCGACGGCCGCGCGCAGATGATCTGCCTGGCCCAGGGGCTGTGCCTGTTCTGCGTCAACTTCATGTGCTTCTACACCGCCAGCCAGTGGATCCACAGCGGGCTGATCGCCGTGGTGTTCTCCACCGCCACCCTGTGGAACGCGCTGAATGCGCGGGTGTTCTTCGGCCAGCGCATCGCCGCCAACGTGCTGGCGGGTGGTGCCCTCGGCCTGGCCGGGCTGGCGCTGCTGTTCTGGCCGGAACTGGCCGGCCACCAGGCCAGCCGTGAAACCCTGCTGGGCCTTGGCCTGGCGCTGCTGGGCACGCTGTGCTTCTCCGCCGGCAACATGCTCTCCAGCCTGCAGCAGAAGGCCGGCTACCGGCCGCTGACCACCAACGCCTGGGGCATGTTCTATGGCGCCTCGCTGCTGGTGCTGGGGTGCCTGGCCAGCGGCACGCCCTTCGGCATGGAGTGGAACACCCGCTACCTCGGCTCGCTGCTGTACCTGGCGATCCCCGGCTCGGTGATCGGCTTCACCGCCTACCTGACCCTGGTCGGGCGCATGGGGCCGGAGCGCGCGGCCTACTGCACCGTGCTGTTCCCGGTGGTGGCGCTGAACATCTCGGCCTTCGCCGAAGGCTACAGCTGGACCGCCCCGGCGCTGCTCGGCCTGGTGCTGGTGATGGCCGGCAACCTGCTGGTGTTCCGCAAGCCCAAGGCGCCGGTGGCCGCCGCGCCCCTGGGGAGCCGCGCATGA
- a CDS encoding helix-turn-helix domain-containing protein: protein MSSLLQNQVFQSLASSPHARLEHAAELGDGMGAALWSNHHDARDYQGTRLHTLSCYLAGGTGTFRRERPDTKGAPDKLCILPAGHESSWVINGEIRLAHLYIAPAQFAHAAVTLLDREPRELQMHEATFLDDAEQAARFHRLIQLDWNEPGERMLTSSLAHEMLGHTLLTQVGLRQGPQFKGGLAPAVRKRLMEYIDAHLAEPLSLGELAALSALSEYHFARMFRESFGLPPHQYVLARRLAHARHLLARTALPLGEVALACGFASASHFSNRFRSAVGGTPGDYRAAMG, encoded by the coding sequence ATGTCGTCACTCCTGCAGAACCAGGTCTTCCAGTCCCTCGCCAGCTCGCCCCATGCCCGCCTGGAGCATGCCGCCGAGCTGGGCGATGGCATGGGCGCGGCGCTGTGGAGCAACCACCACGACGCCCGCGACTACCAGGGCACCCGCCTGCACACGCTGTCGTGCTACCTGGCCGGCGGCACCGGCACCTTCCGCCGCGAGCGCCCGGACACCAAGGGCGCGCCGGACAAGCTGTGCATCCTCCCTGCCGGGCACGAGTCCTCCTGGGTGATCAACGGCGAGATCCGCCTGGCGCACCTGTACATCGCCCCGGCGCAGTTCGCCCACGCCGCCGTCACCCTGCTCGACCGCGAACCCCGCGAGCTGCAGATGCACGAGGCGACCTTCCTCGACGACGCCGAGCAGGCCGCGCGCTTCCACCGCCTCATCCAGCTCGACTGGAACGAGCCCGGCGAACGCATGCTCACCAGCAGCCTGGCCCACGAGATGCTCGGCCACACCCTGCTGACCCAGGTCGGCCTGCGCCAGGGCCCGCAATTCAAGGGCGGCCTGGCCCCGGCGGTGCGCAAGCGGTTGATGGAGTACATCGACGCCCACCTGGCCGAACCGCTGAGCCTGGGCGAGCTGGCGGCCTTATCCGCGCTTTCGGAGTACCACTTCGCGCGGATGTTCCGCGAAAGCTTCGGCTTGCCGCCGCACCAGTACGTGCTCGCCCGCCGCCTGGCCCACGCCCGCCACCTGCTGGCCCGCACCGCCCTGCCCCTGGGCGAGGTCGCCCTGGCCTGCGGTTTCGCCAGCGCCAGCCACTTCAGCAACCGCTTCCGCAGCGCGGTCGGCGGCACGCCGGGGGACTATCGGGCGGCGATGGGGTAA
- a CDS encoding PA2778 family cysteine peptidase, whose product MRLLRPGLLALAVLLTGCASGPLLPPQSERLPERIELVDVPFYPQEDYQCGPAALATVLVHRGVATSPEALVPKVYLPERRGSLKLELVAAARQSGMLVYPLQPSLDALLAQVAAGNPVLVMQNLGLDWYPQWHFAVVVGYDRAKDELVLRSATTRRWVTDLRSFDRTWARAERWAVVTLPPEQLPAEPRLEAWMQGASDLEQTGQHERAERAYLTASGHWYREPLPLFALANARYIEGDRDGAEKALRESIARKPDYALGWFNLSELLAERGCPNQAGQARACARQLAPDDTRMAAPLGDAAKAGGRCEALPACGGQ is encoded by the coding sequence ATGCGCCTGCTGCGGCCGGGGCTCCTCGCCCTGGCCGTGCTTCTCACCGGTTGCGCCAGCGGCCCGCTGCTGCCGCCGCAGAGCGAGCGGCTGCCCGAGCGCATCGAGCTGGTGGACGTGCCCTTCTACCCGCAGGAGGACTACCAGTGCGGCCCGGCGGCGCTGGCCACGGTGCTGGTGCACCGCGGCGTGGCGACCTCGCCCGAGGCGCTGGTGCCCAAGGTCTACCTGCCCGAGCGGCGCGGCAGCCTCAAGCTGGAACTGGTGGCGGCGGCGCGACAGAGCGGCATGCTGGTCTACCCGCTGCAGCCGAGCCTGGATGCCCTGCTGGCCCAGGTGGCGGCGGGCAACCCGGTGCTGGTGATGCAGAACCTCGGCCTCGACTGGTACCCGCAATGGCACTTCGCGGTGGTGGTCGGCTACGACCGCGCCAAGGACGAGCTGGTGCTGCGCTCGGCCACCACGCGGCGCTGGGTTACCGACCTGCGCAGCTTCGATCGCACCTGGGCCCGCGCCGAGCGCTGGGCGGTGGTTACCCTGCCCCCCGAACAACTGCCGGCCGAGCCGCGCCTGGAAGCCTGGATGCAAGGCGCCAGCGACCTGGAGCAGACCGGCCAGCACGAGCGCGCCGAACGCGCCTACCTGACCGCTTCCGGCCACTGGTACCGCGAGCCGCTGCCGCTGTTCGCCCTGGCCAACGCGCGCTACATCGAAGGCGACCGCGACGGCGCGGAGAAGGCCCTGCGCGAAAGCATCGCCCGCAAGCCGGACTACGCCCTGGGCTGGTTCAACCTCTCCGAGCTGCTGGCCGAACGCGGCTGTCCGAACCAGGCCGGGCAGGCCCGCGCCTGCGCCCGCCAGTTGGCCCCGGACGACACGCGCATGGCCGCACCCCTCGGTGACGCAGCCAAGGCCGGCGGCCGGTGTGAAGCCCTGCCGGCGTGCGGGGGGCAATGA
- a CDS encoding PA2779 family protein, which produces MLSPATTRRLAAVLVASQLTFFAQVPLAQAAMIGTPQALQEQQQQVDRAQLRGMLDNQDVQKKLQEYGVPREQVEARINSLTPAELAQFNQQLQQEPAGAGIVGIIVLFLVIFIITDMLCATDIFSFIKCIR; this is translated from the coding sequence ATGCTCAGTCCCGCCACCACCCGCCGACTCGCCGCCGTGCTGGTCGCTAGCCAACTCACCTTCTTCGCCCAGGTACCGCTGGCCCAGGCCGCCATGATCGGCACGCCCCAGGCGCTGCAGGAACAGCAGCAACAGGTCGACCGCGCCCAGCTGCGCGGCATGCTGGATAACCAGGACGTGCAGAAGAAGCTGCAGGAGTACGGCGTGCCCCGTGAGCAGGTGGAGGCGCGTATCAACAGCCTCACCCCCGCCGAGCTGGCGCAGTTCAACCAGCAGCTGCAGCAGGAGCCCGCCGGTGCCGGCATCGTCGGCATCATCGTGCTGTTCCTGGTGATCTTCATCATCACCGACATGCTCTGCGCCACGGACATCTTCAGCTTCATCAAATGCATCCGTTGA
- a CDS encoding sigma-70 family RNA polymerase sigma factor — protein MTSSQAAPEQALHKLYSDHNGWLRNWLQRKLGCPQSAADLAQDTFLKVLLGREAHRILEPRAFLTTIAKRVLANHYRRQDIERAYLQALAALPEEEVPSEETRAIILETLMELDRLLDGLAPLAKKVFLLAQVDGCTYNEIAEQLGLSLSSVKRYMAKAAERCYFAECL, from the coding sequence TTGACCAGCAGCCAGGCCGCCCCCGAGCAGGCGTTGCACAAGCTCTACAGCGACCACAACGGCTGGCTCCGGAATTGGCTGCAGCGCAAGCTCGGCTGCCCGCAGAGCGCCGCCGACCTGGCCCAGGACACCTTCCTCAAGGTGCTGCTGGGGCGCGAGGCGCACCGCATTCTCGAACCGCGCGCCTTCCTCACCACCATCGCCAAGCGCGTGCTGGCCAACCACTACCGCCGCCAGGACATCGAGCGCGCCTACCTGCAGGCCCTCGCCGCGCTGCCGGAAGAGGAAGTGCCCAGCGAGGAAACCCGCGCCATCATCCTGGAAACCCTGATGGAGCTGGACCGCCTGCTCGACGGCCTGGCCCCTCTGGCGAAAAAGGTCTTCCTGCTGGCCCAGGTGGACGGCTGCACCTACAACGAGATCGCCGAGCAGCTCGGCCTCTCCCTTTCCAGCGTCAAGCGCTACATGGCCAAGGCCGCTGAGCGCTGCTACTTCGCGGAGTGCCTCTGA